A segment of the Salminus brasiliensis chromosome 1, fSalBra1.hap2, whole genome shotgun sequence genome:
TATTTAGCTGATATAATGTGCATTATATGAATCAGTACTGAATATGTTGTTTTTGTAACAGTGACTACAAATCGTCATGTCTTCCTATGAattcagcctttgttttttcttgtgaATTGAGTGGGTTGGTCATTCGTATAAAAAGCATTGGTGACTGCTAAGCAAAGAAAATAGTAAGAGCTCACTACAACCCAAACATGCAGTTGAAAAAGCAACTGTAATACTTGACAGCTGATCtgcagaagagaaagaaaaatcatgttttgtattttatattaatcAATCAATTTGTATTTTATATCAAATTAAACAAAGCAGTGCTTAGACAGTGATCAGTCACAAGTGAACAGTAAAGAACGCTAAATTAATAGGTCATAAAATGAAAGCCACGTGAGCTAACTCAGAAACGTTGTACGTAACCTGTGCCTGAAGTGGTGGGGCAGTAACCCTGAACGGCTTGTGCAGCTTATTTTAGTTAGTAAGTTTaattaaatgacattttaaatgatatttcatttcatttaattgcCTTTTGCAATGTTTCTGCCCCCTTTAGACTTTCTTGGAAAGCATGTGATGACCCAAGCTCGGAAAAAGGGTTCCCTCAGCCAGTGCCGTGGCGAGGGCCGTGACTATGTAGATGGCTGGTCTCACGCTAAGACCATGGGTAGAGCTTGGCCTGAGCGCTGTTTCAAAGAGCGCAAAGCTCTGAAGGGTGTGGCCAAGAAGAGCAAGCAAAAGGGACGAGAAGACATGGAGCGATGGATCCGTGATGGATTTGAAAGCAAAGCCAGACTAGAGAATTCTGTGAAGAAGAACGGGAGAAAGAAGGATGTGGCTAAGAAAGGCAAGGCAAAAGTGAGCAAGAAGTTGAGGGAAGAGCGGAACAGGAAGCTTTACCCACTACGAGGACGGGGAAGCACGCCCGAGGCTGAGGCCTTGAGTTGCCATGTCCTACTCACCCGCCTGGAGGAGGATGCTTTGGAGCAGGGAAACGACTTACGTGATGAGAATCCAAATGTAATTCGAGGAAGAAAGCGGCAAAAAAAGAGCATAAAGCCTAACAAGAAGCTAGAAAAAGCCAAGAAATCGTTAAATACACAGAGTAAAACTAAATCAGAACCAACTGTTAATAAACCCCTAGCTCAGGAGCCTCGTAAGCGTCGCCTTGCCTCTCTCAATGCTGAGGCGGTCAATAGCCTGCTGCTGGAAAAAACAGATGTGCCACTAGGCAGCAAATTTGCTAAAAAACAGCAGCATGAAGCACCACCTGTGGCTATTGCAACAGATGATGCAAAGATTTGCTCCCTTTCTAAAAGGTCTGCCCAAGCCCACAAGAATGACACGTGCCAAAGCCACAAGCAGGCCAAGAAAAGCAAGTCCGAGGAGAAAGATGACAGTGTGCTGACTCTATACGCTCCCGCTCCTAGACGGCTTGCTGGACTAAATGCTGCTGCCCTGTTGAAGCTCACAAGCTCCACCACAGGAAATAAGCTGCGAGTGAAGACCGACAGTAAGGACAGGGAAACAGCGTCAGGAAAGCACACTTCACGGTCTAAATCCAGGGTGCGACAGCCTAAGGAGCAAGGCTTTAAACAGGCTTCACCGCAAGATGGTTgtgcagtgtgtaagagcagggGGTGTTTTGAATCCAAACTGAAGTGGGAAGGGACAACTGACCATCACCGCCTAACCAAACAGGGGTACCAGTCTCGCAGTATGTTGGGATATCCCCTTAAGGTGGTGAAAGAGGAGCAGGTGGAGACAGACATTACTTCTCCGTACTTTTGCTGTCCTCCTGAAGGCTCAGTGGAATACTGCCACAGGTTGGCACTGTTCCTGGGGCAGAAGGCCTATGGTGAGACAGACGAGCACCCCGTGACCTCGGTGAAGCACGAATGCCTGGTTCCTCCGTCTTCACTGGCACACCCAGCCCTCACCCTCAGTGCCCACCCATGCCTGTGTGCAGACCCTTGCTACTCTAGTTACTACGTTCACATTGCTCATCCTGGGCCTCCTTCAGCTAGCCTAAGTACACAGCCTCTACCCTGTGCACACAGCTCCCTGTGTGCCCGTAGGGTCTCCGGGTCCAAGCTGCTGTCCTCTTCCGTCTCCCATGCCTCAGGAATCCCGCACCCTGCCTTCTGCAATTCGGTGGGGTCACCCTGCTACAGCGAGGGCTGCAGGGTCGGCAGCTACGCGTTCAGTGCTATGCAGCCAGTCACCAGCAGGGCGTGCACTTATGCCACAGGCTGCTCCAACTGTAGCCATCAAATCAAAACGGGTAAGAGATGAGagctaaaaatgaatgaatacatgttaaataaataaacgattCTTTATGAAACTTTCCACCCAGACCTGAGGTTCTGTTCACACTAGATGTTGCGTATGTTGTTTCTGCAGAACGCTACTCTTCACCTCAAGGGGATCACAAGACCTCTCTGCTTGTGCCACCGGCCTTGCCCCTTTCTGGCTGCCCCTTGCCCAGGGTAAGCCCGTCCTCAACGGTTCTGCCGCGTC
Coding sequences within it:
- the LOC140559782 gene encoding bromo adjacent homology domain-containing 1 protein, coding for MTQARKKGSLSQCRGEGRDYVDGWSHAKTMGRAWPERCFKERKALKGVAKKSKQKGREDMERWIRDGFESKARLENSVKKNGRKKDVAKKGKAKVSKKLREERNRKLYPLRGRGSTPEAEALSCHVLLTRLEEDALEQGNDLRDENPNVIRGRKRQKKSIKPNKKLEKAKKSLNTQSKTKSEPTVNKPLAQEPRKRRLASLNAEAVNSLLLEKTDVPLGSKFAKKQQHEAPPVAIATDDAKICSLSKRSAQAHKNDTCQSHKQAKKSKSEEKDDSVLTLYAPAPRRLAGLNAAALLKLTSSTTGNKLRVKTDSKDRETASGKHTSRSKSRVRQPKEQGFKQASPQDGCAVCKSRGCFESKLKWEGTTDHHRLTKQGYQSRSMLGYPLKVVKEEQVETDITSPYFCCPPEGSVEYCHRLALFLGQKAYGETDEHPVTSVKHECLVPPSSLAHPALTLSAHPCLCADPCYSSYYVHIAHPGPPSASLSTQPLPCAHSSLCARRVSGSKLLSSSVSHASGIPHPAFCNSVGSPCYSEGCRVGSYAFSAMQPVTSRACTYATGCSNCSHQIKTERYSSPQGDHKTSLLVPPALPLSGCPLPRVSPSSTVLPRLLSTLSDNRQTEVRLQGPKECPQSTKPPNGSIAKGHSKLSQKQPVPSPVSAKQQKKANRHRTTNGWRPFGEPTEREVFIAGEDETALRQCYEGVERDGEVIRVRDTVLLRSGPRKKSLPYVAKISALWDDPKTGELMMSLFWYYRPEHTQGGRDPSMHCENEIFASRHQDENSVACIEDRCYVLPLAQYCRFCALVKRRSEGVPDSTPVVPRPSDSAIPSHRLVPDDVDPELVYLCRHVYDFRYGRILKNLQ